In Dermacentor variabilis isolate Ectoservices chromosome 7, ASM5094787v1, whole genome shotgun sequence, a genomic segment contains:
- the LOC142586898 gene encoding uncharacterized protein LOC142586898 — protein sequence MSCKLRRRKMRRCPSRLSVCCQGKCVCESTPNPCIRNRGEEAQLRHSKIRKPTYPPDWNRCLLSCWNDCLLVICIERFRRSNCKSTCEDRCSNECSRKHQRMCNRMWPRVSKALPFVPLLVR from the exons ATGTCGTGCAAG CTACGACGAAGGAAGATGCGTCGGTGTCCTTCTAGGCTAAGCGTGTGCTGCCAGGGCAAGTGCGTCTGCGAGTCAACGCCCAATCCATGCATCCGAAACAGAGGGGAAGAGGCGCAACTCCGTCATAGTAAAATCAGGAAGCCCACCTACCCGCCCGACTGGAATCGCTGCTTGCTGTCGTGCTGGAACGACTGCCTTCTGGTCATCTGCATAGAGAGATTTCGCCGCAGCAACTGCAAGTCAACGTGCGAAGACCGTTGCAGCAATGAGTGCAGCAGAAAACACCAACGGATGTGCAATCGCATGTGGCCTCGTGTATCGAAGGCTCTGCCCTTTGTGCCGTTGCTAGTGAGGTAA